The Ziziphus jujuba cultivar Dongzao chromosome 12, ASM3175591v1 sequence tatttttgccttaGTATTTATTGATTATCAACAAGTAGTGTATTAAGGTGTTGATTCATGTTTTGTGTGTTCCCATGATCAATGCCACCACAACTTGAAAATTATGCTTGATCCTGAAAAGATGAATTTTCAGTCAGCTCATAGTATCGTGGCACTTCGATTGCCAGTTTGGAACTGCCAGCTTTCTTCATCACGATCGATGAATTGAAAATTTCATCCATTCAAACGACAGTTTGTTGGTAATACACTAACATCTTCATATTCTCACAATCATTAAACTCAAACATGTTTAAGTAGTTCCACAAATCACTAAAAATCTTTAAGAGAGTCTTATGGTAGTGCCATAGTAATATCCTCTAAATTTATCCTAACACTACCATTATATTCCCTTATAGGGTAAtattagttaatatttttttttttaatttgtattgttAAACTGATAAAATCTTGGTTAAATGacaatattataaaatcaataataaattcttttttatatataaattttcataattttcaatatttttgttgatatttttatattttaaaatatttattatttctattgatatcgatattttgaattttaatataaattatgttcaaaaagattaaattattaaaagtaagaggcattataacattttttaagATATATAGTTTGGGCAGGGGGATTTCTTTAGCTTCAGGAAGGGACAGTTATTGTAACATTAATTTTCAAGAAGTGCTTTTTCTTTTCCgccccttttctttctttgttaattttgtgATAAACAATGATCTCAACGATGTATTAATTATACCCAACGAATTTCAACAAATGtataagaaatttgaaaatatttttttttgtaaaaatacaagtgcaaaaaaaatcaacaatttaACGTATATAAAGTTATCAagcttttgcatatttttacgttcacaattataaaaataaaaaattaaaaaaaaaaaaaagaagaagaagaagaagaagaaaaatttgcacatacaaatatatgaatCTGTATTGGCATATTGTTCCCATGTGTTTATATTGGGTTGAAGGCATGAAATTGAAGCCTATATATCCAAtctaatgaaaaaacaaaaaaacaaaacataaaaaataaaaaaaaataaaagggtggGGAGCATCACGTGGAATGAAATGAAGCattacttttctatatttttggagAAAACATAAAGTATCTTTCCAATTTGTCATAAACTACAAAGaggcttttggtttttttgttttggtaattaattttcaaagagGCTTGGCAAACATGCATTATCACTATCTATTTGAACGCATCACTATCTATTTGAACGCAAAAGGTTGGTTGGCAACGATCAAGAGGAGATTTTGTAACCATTAAATCTGCGAGAGGAACAATTTAAAagctttattattgttttcagtGACAAGGTTcttgtacaattttttattttttttatttctttttatcaatttagTTATTCAAATCATGGGCAATTGTGAAGATGTACAACCTAAAAGGACTTATTTTGTTGAATAAAAGATTGGTGATCTATTTCGTAACAATTTCACAACTTCAACTTTATGTTAAAtgggtaaaaacaaaaattttaaaagcgtGCATTTTCCTCTGACTAATTCTTTTGAAGAATTCACCTTTGAATTACCCGGAGGACTTTTCAAACTCCATATACAGGTAAGATCACCAGTTTGAGATTGAGATTTATATAACTCAAACCTATTtgatattctatatatatatatatatatattgtttcaattactctttctttctttctttcttttttcagtcGAATTGGTTCAACTActcagtaatttttttttctttttctgtaacCTATTAATGATCTTAACGGTACATATAAACCTAATGAATTTCAAAACATAATTCTTTGAAAATACGAGTGCACAACAACAAACactttaaaatcataaaattgtataaaattatataaaacttttGCATATTTCgaatatgatatataaaatataagaatCAATAAATCTGTATAGttattttcaccaaaaaaaagaaataaatccgTATAGCCCCACCGCACCTTTGACTAACAAAGTTTATTGggtttattcaccaaaaagtataaaagaaaaccagaaaatcACTTGCATGACGTAAAGCATTACTCAAGCTCAGAAGAAGCTTGGCCAAACATTGCATGGTCACTATCTATTTGAGAGTGCCTGTATTCAATATTTacattataaataaatgttttcaaattttatatttattcattttcatctaaacaattattttcaataatcTATATTCATTCATTTTCATCTACTCTTATCATGAATATCATGATTTGACAAAAAAGTGCTCTATGACCAAATGCAttaaagaagaaggaaaaaaaaaaaaaaaaaaaaaaacaggaaaCTTATACTgacctttcttttgttttactagtagaaaaaaatgcattgtttttaaaattcaaagatCAACGTTGAATATGTTAGTTCTAAAAACCAACATGTTCCCGTGGACCATTATTGTAATAATCAGTAGCGACAATACTCACAATGCGATAAAAAATCTTACCTCTATTAATTGCACCAAATCATCAATGTCTTCTGGGTTCTGACTCTTCTCAGCGCACCGTTCACTCTAATGGAGTCAATGAACTTCAATTTCTTCAACCTTCCATTTATAATCgtcttcctttttttccttcatcAGAAACCAGCATATTCATCTCTTCTTTTTCCAAAGGAAGCCCTCCCCAACAAATCCGGGTACCTTCCGGTCAATCGGAGCTCTGAATCCGCCATTTTCTACACCTTCTATGAAGCCCAGAAACCCATTTCCTCAATCTCCCAAACCCCACTTCTCATTTGGCTCCAAGGAGGCCCTGGATGTTCCTCCATGATCGGCAACTTCTTCGAGCTCGGACCTTGGCGAGTCAACTTCAACAAGAAAGCTGACGAACCCCTCGCACTCGAACCCAATTCGGGTTCTTGGAACCGGATTTTCGGACTCCTCTTCCTGGATAATCCGATCGGAACCGGGTTCAGTATCACAGCGAAACCAGAAGAGATCCCGAGAGACCAGAACTCGGTCGCCGACCACCTTTTCGCCGCGGTCTCTGCGTTTGTCAAATTGAACCCGTCGTTTAGATCTCGCCCGCTTTATATCACCGGCGAGAGCTATGCCGGGAAGTATGTTCCTTCATTTGGGTACTATATTCTGAACAAGAACCCGCATTTGCCGGAGATTTCGAGGTTGAATTTAGCGGGTCTTGCAATCGGAAACGGGTTGACCGACCCGGTGACCCAGGTAGCCACTCACGCTTCACATGCTTATTTCTCTGGTTTGGTCAATGAGAAACAGAGGGTTGAATTGGAGAGAGCCCAATTGGAAACGGTTAAGTTCATTGAGAATGCGAATTGGAACGAAGCAGAAAATGCAAGGAATAAGATCTTGAGTTTGCTGAGGAACATGACTGGTTTAGCCACTTTGTATGATTATTCAAAGAAAGCTCCATACAAGGATGACATGGTGGATGAACTTTTGCAAATTGGTGAGGTTAAGAAGGCCTTGGGAGCTAAGGAATCTATTGTGTTTCAGGGTTGCAGTGATTTGGTGAATGGTGCATTGCATGAGGATGTTATGAAAAGTGCGAAATTCATGGTGGATTTTGTGGtggagaagaagatgaaggtTTTGCTTTACCAGGGTTTTTTTGATCTGAGAGATGGAGTTTTTTCCACTGAGGCTTGGGTTAAGACGTTGAAATGGGAAGGAATCGGAAATTTTCTTTCCGCAGAGAGAAAAGTCTGGGAAGTGAATGGTGAACTTGCTGGGTATGTTCAGAAATGGGGAAAATTGAGCAATACTGTGGTTTTAGGTGCTGGGCATTTGGTTCCTTCAGATCAGTCAATTAACTCACAGGTTATGATTGAAGATTGGGTTTTGGATAAAGGGTTATTTGCTAATGTTGATCAATaggaaaacaaaaccaaaaaaaggaaaaattgtcATAAAAGTTTCCACAAATCAGTCTGAGAAAAAATGTTTGTAGTTTTAACTTGCGCTTGTATGAGTTAGCCACTCAAATCATTAGCAAGtagtacttaattttttttttttttttttttttttgggtgataaaGTATTACGTATATGGTTGGAATAAAGACTGGGGAACCATTTGATAATCATTTTACAGCTGTAAATTGATATAAAAGGACGGCTTTTCATGGAACTATATGCTTTTAAAAATTCCTTCATCAACTGCTATTCGAAGTGCCTAAAAAACCGTTTAAGCTTCACaagaaatcattttttttaaaagataattaggttGGAGATAAGATTTCACAATGTCTCCGTTGTAATGCCTGGCAAGAACACTTTGAGCTTTGGCCAcaccatttttaattttcatttttactcaatttgacattgatgtgggtttttttatttctttcttagtTTCTATTCCAAATATTGGTTCTTAGTCTTCTTTCATTATGTTATCCCACACTGCACGATATAAGTCTGGATTATTTGTCTAATAATTCTTATTGCATTTCtcaattctttttattatcttaaaaagaaaattttaattgaagcCTTCTAATAATATATGCACCACGCGGCTGTGGGagattgtatgtatatatatatatatatatttggtaataaaGGCATGTCATTGCTCATTGCATGTACTAACTGAGTGTGTGTAAATTGGTATAAATTCACGCTAACtgttaaagataaaaataaataaataaataaaaataaaagaattttttaaatgaagctctccatcatttttttttggctgagtgGCATGTATTTTCACCATGTTTGTTTTTCCAATTATGAAGCAGGGCTTAGCGATCCTACTCATATTGGACCTAATGTTCAGGTGGTTTGGCTGAGAGTGGatcaaaaaatattgaatggtgaCATAGACGGTGGTTTCCTTGGAATACAAATAACCTTCTATCATAAAGAAATACCATGttctagtgtttttttttttttttttaaatttttttttaaatttttacataggttgtttttacaatttcaaaacatcaccatacatttttattttttgcacaaAACcgttaaaatgtataaaaagtataaagtttctttatacaattttaataCTCAAAATACCCTTAATTCATATGTTTCTCCCAATacatttttttggtttcttttaacTACCTTTACAAATTGATCAAAACCATTATTCCTTCTCTGATAGTTCAGAAAAGGTCTTCCTTCATTAATTCTCTATCAAAGATTTTCCATTGATATCGATTATCTTTGCATCAAAAACATTATTAGAGGTCAACTTTTTTAGTGTTCGGTAGTAAActtctaaaaaattataaaatatttagttgtatacttttaaacatttttaaagcTGTTCTATCATATACTTTtgaatatctttaaaattatattattttggagtgatCAATCCTAAACTTCAGTATGAATTCTAAAATGTTTCTTTTGAAGATGTTTGAAATTATTCAGTCATATATTTATGAACATCTTCAAAATCGTAACACATTGTTTTTGTGTGTTTGATCAATAACTTTTAAATGCCTTGGAATTATTCAGttgaatatttttgaatatattcaaATTTGTTCAATCTTGtacttttgaatattttttaaaacttttaaaacaaaacaaatcattgcaaaatgaaaaaaaaaataaataaacattgctttttcattttttgagctTAGATGATTTAAGTGGTAgtatgaggttttttttttttttttttttcctcagagAGAAAATTGCTACAAGTATAATTAAAACAAGAGATTTGGAAGGAAAAATGAGAGCGTATGATTTAAAAAGAGAGATttggaaggaaaataaaagtgtataaagaaattattcaaATAGATTAATACCTTTAGTGATAATTTCAAAtgtaagtaaaaatataaatttacaatgcGACTGTATAGAATTCATTactatcttagaaaatctatctttcttatattatacaaaaaaaaaaaaatatatatatatatatatatctcaattTATTCCTTCATGGTATTGAGCAATTAAGCTTACTAAACAACATACCacaatttacaaaataatatatatatatatatatatatatataaatagatatatttttttaatctatggaGATGGGAGACATTCAAGCAATTGAtagcaaaaaatgaaaaaaaaaaaattgtaaaaagcaGTATGAAAGCAAGAATGACAACAAAATTATTTCAAtggaaaaaagatgaaaatatttgaaaaaaattgtagaaacaGAATGAAAATAACAAGCAATTAAGTACAAAAGaggtaatatttatagaaaaattagATTAGATTGGGATTAAaatctttacatgatttttttttcccatctaCATTGGTGCTAGAGTTACATctgattttaaaaacaattattttttaatttctacttaatttattttattcaatattattaattttaaataaagtagttttattcattttttattattataaggtGATATAATATAATTGGTAGATAAAAATGGTGAtagaaaa is a genomic window containing:
- the LOC107429310 gene encoding serine carboxypeptidase-like 50; this encodes MESMNFNFFNLPFIIVFLFFLHQKPAYSSLLFPKEALPNKSGYLPVNRSSESAIFYTFYEAQKPISSISQTPLLIWLQGGPGCSSMIGNFFELGPWRVNFNKKADEPLALEPNSGSWNRIFGLLFLDNPIGTGFSITAKPEEIPRDQNSVADHLFAAVSAFVKLNPSFRSRPLYITGESYAGKYVPSFGYYILNKNPHLPEISRLNLAGLAIGNGLTDPVTQVATHASHAYFSGLVNEKQRVELERAQLETVKFIENANWNEAENARNKILSLLRNMTGLATLYDYSKKAPYKDDMVDELLQIGEVKKALGAKESIVFQGCSDLVNGALHEDVMKSAKFMVDFVVEKKMKVLLYQGFFDLRDGVFSTEAWVKTLKWEGIGNFLSAERKVWEVNGELAGYVQKWGKLSNTVVLGAGHLVPSDQSINSQVMIEDWVLDKGLFANVDQ